A part of Synchiropus splendidus isolate RoL2022-P1 chromosome 19, RoL_Sspl_1.0, whole genome shotgun sequence genomic DNA contains:
- the LOC128751300 gene encoding SUMO-conjugating enzyme UBC9-like encodes MSGIALSRLSQERKAWRKDHPFGFVAVPTKNPDGTMNLMNWECAIPGKKGTLWEGGLYKLRMLFKDDYPSSPPKCKFEPPIFHPNVYPSGTVCLSILEEDKDWRPAITIKQILLGIQELLNEPNIQDPAQAEAYTIYCQNRMDYEKRVRAQAKKFAPT; translated from the exons ATGTCTGGCATCGCTTTGAGCAGACTGTCCCAGGAGCGTAAAGCCTGGAGGAAAGACCACCCGTTT GGCTTTGTTGCCGTGCCAACCAAGAATCCCGACGGAACCATGAATCTGATGAACTGGGAGTGCGCCATTCCCGGGAAGAAAGGG ACCCTGTGGGAGGGAGGCCTGTACAAGCTCCGGATGCTCTTCAAGGACGACTACCCTTCCTCCCCACCTAAAT GCAAGTTCGAGCCCCCCATTTTCCACCCCAACGTCTACCCATCAGGCACTGTGTGTCTGTCCATCCTGGAGGAGGACAAGGACTGGAGACCTGCCATCACCATCAAGCAG ATCCTCCTGGGGATCCAGGAGCTGCTGAACGAGCCCAACATCCAAGACCCGGCGCAGGCAGAGGCCTACACCATCTACTG TCAGAACAGGATGGACTACGAGAAGCGGGTCCGAGCGCAGGCCAAGAAGTTCGCCCCCACATAG
- the il2rb gene encoding interleukin-2 receptor subunit beta isoform X2, giving the protein MKRPASVLVVLLSLPLALATQQGLSCVNDLVSNVNCTWKNRDRDGGQDCWVSAETKVRSTEGAHTASCKLSSPPGPHCSMSFQPYDFHPLEVLPKINVTCGGALVDTVSHYTIKKNIQMNPPGEPSISRMGNGTWVIWNPGYPLSQFITEFEFQVELRQSHESEEVRHDLRASNPKLWLEPSQLKGRCQVKVRVKAASYPLSIWSEWSPTTPWECSEPEASDAGRGLPKQPPDQTQTIVWALMSSLLGVVFLAVLVLCRHLRSLKMKPVPNPSKYFQTLHSVHSGNLKKWLNPHSTAASVFMAQHQENISPVEVCGLWPAARPTSPSISSTTGLLSGSDVTTGSDTSGVVDSSSSSFSNMGYFLSSYGCRKTAANPLSFMNDFHHLQSHGRFPSHISLPFLNHSPHGCPRREVPAPDSGFSLGKESDGSTRELLTGGSGSTHATLQGLLHSSSGEAQMEQPAEISSAAWPGGGTTCRASSMPVESSNPGYFTLKDIQQQLTFRNNSL; this is encoded by the exons ATGAAGAGGCCCGCTTCAGTCCTGGTGGTCCTGCTTTCGCTGCCATTGGCCCTGGCAACCCAACAAG GACTTTCCTGTGTGAACGACCTTGTCAGCAATGTCAACTGCACTTGGAAGAACAGGGACAGGGACGGGGGTCAGGACTGCTGGGTCTCTGCTGAGACCAAAGTCCGGAGCACAGAAGGCGCGCACAC CGCCAGCTGCAAACTCAGCAGCCCCCCTGGGCCTCACTGCAGCATGAGCTTCCAGCCTTAC GATTTCCACCCACTGGAAGTCTTGCCTAAAATCAACGTGACGTGTGGCGGCGCCCTGGTGGATACCGTCTCCCACTACACAATCAAGAAAAACA TTCAAATGAATCCCCCGGGGGAGCCCAGCATCAGCAGGATGGGGAACGGAACCTGGGTCATCTGGAATCCAGGCTATCCTCTCTCCCAGTTCATCACCGAGTTTGAGTTCCAGGTGGAGCTCCGTCAGAGCCATGAGTCAGAGGAG GTCCGCCACGATTTGCGAGCAAGCAACCCAAAGTTGTGGCTGGAACCTTCGCAGCTGAAAGGCAGGTGTCAGGTCAAGGTCAGGGTCAAGGCCGCCAGCTACCCTCTCAGCATATGGAGTGAGTGGAGTCCCACCACACCATGGGAGTGTTCAGAGCCCGAGGCGTCGGACGCAGGCCGCGGCCTTCCGAAGCAGCCTCCCGACCAAACGCAGACCATTGTCTGGGCGCTAATGTCCAGTCTGCTCGGTGTGGTCTTTTTGGCCGTCTTGGTCCTCTGCAGACACCTGAG GTCCTTGAAAATGAAGCCGGTTCCGAACCCTTCCAAATATTTCCAAACACTTCACTCAGTGCACAGTGGGAACCTGAAG AAGTGGCTGAATCCGCACTCCACCGCGGCCTCCGTCTTCATGGCGCAGCACCAGGAGAACATCTCACCAGTGGAGGTGTGTGGACTGTGGCCAGCGGCTCGCCCCACCTCTCCGTCCATCAGCTCCACCACCGGCCTGCTCAGTGGGAGCGACGTCACCACCGGCTCCGACACAAGTGGGGTGgtggactcctcctcctcctccttctccaacaTGGGCTACTTCCTGTCCTCCTACGGCTGCAGGAAGACTGCAGCCAACCCACTCAGCTTCATGAATGATTTCCACCATCTCCAAAGTCATGGCAGGTTCCCCTCGCATATCAGCCTGCCCTTCCTCAACCATTCCCCTCACGGCTGCCCGAGAAGAGAGGTGCCAGCTCCGGACTCAGGGTTCAGCCTCGGGAAGGAGAGCGATGGCAGCACCAGGGAGCTGCTGACCGGAGGGTCAGGCTCCACCCACGCTACCCTGCAGGGCTTACTCCACTCTTCCTCCGGTGAAGCTCAGATGGAGCAGCCAGCTGAGATCTCAAGTGCAGCGTGGCCCGGCGGCGGCACCACCTGCAGAGCCTCTTCCATGCCTGTGGAGTCCAGCAACCCGGGCTACTTCACGCTCAAAGACATCCAGCAACAACTCACCTTCAGGAACAACTCCCTGTGA
- the il2rb gene encoding interleukin-2 receptor subunit beta isoform X1 yields the protein MKRPASVLVVLLSLPLALATQQGLSCVNDLVSNVNCTWKNRDRDGGQDCWVSAETKVRSTEGAHTASCKLSSPPGPHCSMSFQPYDFHPLEVLPKINVTCGGALVDTVSHYTIKKNIQMNPPGEPSISRMGNGTWVIWNPGYPLSQFITEFEFQVELRQSHESEEVRHDLRASNPKLWLEPSQLKGRCQVKVRVKAASYPLSIWSEWSPTTPWECSEPEASDAGRGLPKQPPDQTQTIVWALMSSLLGVVFLAVLVLCRHLSRSLKMKPVPNPSKYFQTLHSVHSGNLKKWLNPHSTAASVFMAQHQENISPVEVCGLWPAARPTSPSISSTTGLLSGSDVTTGSDTSGVVDSSSSSFSNMGYFLSSYGCRKTAANPLSFMNDFHHLQSHGRFPSHISLPFLNHSPHGCPRREVPAPDSGFSLGKESDGSTRELLTGGSGSTHATLQGLLHSSSGEAQMEQPAEISSAAWPGGGTTCRASSMPVESSNPGYFTLKDIQQQLTFRNNSL from the exons ATGAAGAGGCCCGCTTCAGTCCTGGTGGTCCTGCTTTCGCTGCCATTGGCCCTGGCAACCCAACAAG GACTTTCCTGTGTGAACGACCTTGTCAGCAATGTCAACTGCACTTGGAAGAACAGGGACAGGGACGGGGGTCAGGACTGCTGGGTCTCTGCTGAGACCAAAGTCCGGAGCACAGAAGGCGCGCACAC CGCCAGCTGCAAACTCAGCAGCCCCCCTGGGCCTCACTGCAGCATGAGCTTCCAGCCTTAC GATTTCCACCCACTGGAAGTCTTGCCTAAAATCAACGTGACGTGTGGCGGCGCCCTGGTGGATACCGTCTCCCACTACACAATCAAGAAAAACA TTCAAATGAATCCCCCGGGGGAGCCCAGCATCAGCAGGATGGGGAACGGAACCTGGGTCATCTGGAATCCAGGCTATCCTCTCTCCCAGTTCATCACCGAGTTTGAGTTCCAGGTGGAGCTCCGTCAGAGCCATGAGTCAGAGGAG GTCCGCCACGATTTGCGAGCAAGCAACCCAAAGTTGTGGCTGGAACCTTCGCAGCTGAAAGGCAGGTGTCAGGTCAAGGTCAGGGTCAAGGCCGCCAGCTACCCTCTCAGCATATGGAGTGAGTGGAGTCCCACCACACCATGGGAGTGTTCAGAGCCCGAGGCGTCGGACGCAGGCCGCGGCCTTCCGAAGCAGCCTCCCGACCAAACGCAGACCATTGTCTGGGCGCTAATGTCCAGTCTGCTCGGTGTGGTCTTTTTGGCCGTCTTGGTCCTCTGCAGACACCTGAG CAGGTCCTTGAAAATGAAGCCGGTTCCGAACCCTTCCAAATATTTCCAAACACTTCACTCAGTGCACAGTGGGAACCTGAAG AAGTGGCTGAATCCGCACTCCACCGCGGCCTCCGTCTTCATGGCGCAGCACCAGGAGAACATCTCACCAGTGGAGGTGTGTGGACTGTGGCCAGCGGCTCGCCCCACCTCTCCGTCCATCAGCTCCACCACCGGCCTGCTCAGTGGGAGCGACGTCACCACCGGCTCCGACACAAGTGGGGTGgtggactcctcctcctcctccttctccaacaTGGGCTACTTCCTGTCCTCCTACGGCTGCAGGAAGACTGCAGCCAACCCACTCAGCTTCATGAATGATTTCCACCATCTCCAAAGTCATGGCAGGTTCCCCTCGCATATCAGCCTGCCCTTCCTCAACCATTCCCCTCACGGCTGCCCGAGAAGAGAGGTGCCAGCTCCGGACTCAGGGTTCAGCCTCGGGAAGGAGAGCGATGGCAGCACCAGGGAGCTGCTGACCGGAGGGTCAGGCTCCACCCACGCTACCCTGCAGGGCTTACTCCACTCTTCCTCCGGTGAAGCTCAGATGGAGCAGCCAGCTGAGATCTCAAGTGCAGCGTGGCCCGGCGGCGGCACCACCTGCAGAGCCTCTTCCATGCCTGTGGAGTCCAGCAACCCGGGCTACTTCACGCTCAAAGACATCCAGCAACAACTCACCTTCAGGAACAACTCCCTGTGA
- the c1qtnf6a gene encoding complement C1q tumor necrosis factor-related protein 1, with translation MLALLLLLLSLASSVSLVPPRGSPCSRCCDDLEPAEGSAAKPPLFSPVPEVRTYINMTILKGDKGDRGDRGTPGKPGAEGPPGPMGHLGLKGAKGQVGVPGDACKSQHAAFSVGRRKSLHSLESYQTLVFDTVFVNLYDQFDMFSGKFFCHVAGIYFFNVNIHTWNFKETYLHIMRNQAEQAIVYAQPSDRSIMQSQSLMLDLDTEDQVWIRLYKRERENAVYSDDVDVYITFNGYLIKARSD, from the exons ATGTtggctctcctgctgctgctcctctccctCGCCTCCTCAGTCTCCCTGGTGCCCCCTAGAGGCTCCCCATGCAGCCGCTGCTGCGATGACCTGGAGCCAGCTGAAGGCAGCGCTGCAAAGCCGCCCCTGTTCAGCCCAGTGCCAGAGGTCCGAACCTACATCAACATGACCATCCTCAAAG GGGACAAAGGAGACCGTGGCGACAGAGGGACCCCAGGGAAACCCGGTGCTGAAGGTCCACCCGGACCCATGGGGCACCTGGGTTTAAAAGGAGCCAAAGGTCAGGTGGGCGTACCTGGTGACGCCTGTAAATCCCAGCACGCCGCCTTCTCAGTGGGGCGCCGTAAATCCCTGCACAGCCTGGAGTCCTACCAAACCCTGGTCTTCGACACGGTCTTCGTGAACCTCTACGACCAGTTCGACATGTTCAGTGGCAAATTCTTCTGTCACGTTGCTGGCATCTACTTCTTCAACGTGAACATCCACACCTGGAACTTCAAGGAGACGTACCTGCACATCATGAGGAACCAAGCAGAGCAGGCCATCGTGTATGCGCAGCCTAGCGACCGCTCCATCATGCAGAGCCAGAGCCTCATGTTGGACCTGGACACGGAAGACCAGGTGTGGATCCGTCTCTACAAGAGAGAGCGGGAGAACGCCGTTTACAGCGACGACGTCGACGTCTACATCACCTTCAACGGATATCTCATCAAAGCCAGGTCGGACTGA
- the chst12a gene encoding carbohydrate sulfotransferase 12 has product MGTSRMFRVFVALGSVFMILLIIFYWDDVGATHLYLHTSVSPGPKIPHPAPKLRPHTPRTPSFLSDIDAFVNQFLEPGTGEPTDLVPVETGNQSEKADEVYVPRREWKIHLTPVAAELRERQERRRRLLQEMCSNDSVSFSGKNRSFDDIPNKELDHLIVDDRHGIIYCYVPKVACSNWKRIMIVLSESLLHDGVPQRDPQAVPRELVHNSSMHFTFSKFWKRYGKFAKHLMKVKLKKYTKFIFVRDPFVRLISAYRDKFQQRNENFYQKFAQVILRRFANQPTPPATVDEAVAAGVQVSFSHFVRYLLDPQTEQGAPFNEHWRQVHRLCHPCQIQYDFVGHLETAEEDAQHLLRQLRVDNVVEFPTSSRNLTNSSWESEWFRSIAVEERRRLYRLYEPDFKLFGYERPDSLLDE; this is encoded by the exons ATGGGAACGTCCAGGATGTTTCGCGTGTTTGTGGCGTTGGGCTCCGTCTTCATGATCCTGCTCATCATCTTCTACTGGGATGACGTCGGCGCCACCCACCTCTACCTGCACACCTCTGTCTCTCCGGGACCCAAAATCCCTCACCCGGCACCGAAGCTGCGCCCTCACACCCCCCGGACACCCTCCTTCCTGTCTGACATCGACGCCTTCGTAAATCAGTTCTTAGAACCCGGGACTGGAGAGCCCACGGACCTGGTTCCTGTTGAGACGGGTAACCAGTCGGAGAAGGCAGATGAGGTGTACGTGCCGCGGCGAGAGTGGAAGATTCACCTGACGCCTGTGGCAGCAGAGCTGCGGGAGagacag gagcggcggcggcgactcCTCCAGGAAATGTGTTCCAACGACAGTGTCTCCTTCTCCGGCAAGAACCGCTCCTTTGACGACATTCCCAACAAGGAGCTGGATCACTTGATCGTGGACGACCGGCATGGAATCATCTACTGCTATGTTCCGAAG GTGGCCTGCAGCAACTGGAAGCGGATCATGATCGTCCTGAGCGAGAGCCTGCTGCACGACGGCGTCCCCCAGAGAGACCCGCAGGCCGTGCCCCGCGAACTGGTCCACAACAGCAGCATGCACTTCACCTTCAGCAAGTTCTGGAAACGCTACGGCAAATTTGCAAAACACTTGATGAAG GTCAAGCTAAAGAAGTACACCAAGTTCATCTTCGTGCGGGATCCGTTCGTTCGTCTCATCTCCGCCTACCGGGACAAATTTCAGCAGCGCAATGAGAACTTTTACCAGAAGTTCGCCCAGGTCATACTCCGGCGCTTTGCCAACCAGCCCACCCCCCCGGCTACCGTGGACGAGGCCGTGGCGGCTGGGGTCCAGGTATCCTTCTCCCACTTCGTCCGGTACCTGCTGGACCCTCAGACGGAGCAGGGGGCGCCCTTCAACGAGCACTGGCGGCAGGTGCACCGGCTCTGCCACCCCTGTCAGATCCAGTACGACTTTGTGGGCCACCTGGAGACGGCGGAGGAGGACGCCCAGCACTTGCTGCGGCAGCTGCGAGTGGACAACGTGGTGGAGTTCCCCACGTCCAGCAGGAACCTGACCAACAGCAGCTGGGAGAGCGAGTGGTTCCGCAGCATCGCTGTGGAGGAGCGGCGCCGGCTCTACCGGCTGTACGAGCCCGACTTCAAGCTGTTCGGATACGAGCGGCCGGACTCTCTCCTGGACGAGTGA